attttttttctctctgcaaatcTAGCAAGCACCCAGCACATAGCAGACAtgagtaaaaaattttaaacaaattaacaACAGCAATACTTCATGCtagaaattgttttcatttaatcctccaacAATCCTAGAAAGAAGCTACCATTATAACCCaattttacagaggaaaaaaagtgaatatatttttaatttttaaaaactaatgtatttattaaatttttttaaatgctgaggataaaacataggtgctctagcactgaactgcatccccaactctattgaacatatttttaaaactgtacagtttttatttcttgtctGGTAAGATATTCAAATTATGAACTCCCTATAAAGGTGACAGTTGAAGCCATGGAGCCGAACTGGTCACcacaattaataatgaaaaggaaaaaaaaaaagaacagaacaatCAATTAGAAGGTCAGTGAGGATAGTGCAGTTTCATAGTAATCAAGAAAGAATTTTTTGAGTAGAAGATGAACTTTATGATTCAGTCTAGATTAGTGAATGTGAATATGTTTAGGAGCTGGTTAGAATGATTTGGGATCTTTATCCAGTTGTGGTACAAAAACTAACTTCAGTTGCTAGTGATGATTCTAGTGCTGCTACTGTTTTAGACAAAAGTTGAAAGTTTTAAAGGCCTAGACaatataaatttctgttttggTTCAGTTTTGAGTGTTCCAGCACAGTTCTTTTGGGAAGGGGGTTTGTGTATATGTGCACGCCTATTTAATCTGAGTGGCTGTCTGGCCAGTCTTAAGTTTCTGTATATcttccattttttgttgtttctgtatATTTTCCATCCCCACCACATCCCCACTTCTGTTTTCTCAAGGAGTCTATCCTGACTGAAGACTTTTTTGGCTTGCTTCTCTACTTCATCTTCTAGAAGGCCACTGTAgtgacttttttcttctatataacCAAGAAGGCTGTAGCCAGCAGATGGCACTGAAGCAGAGAGGGGCAGAATTCCTTTAGTTCCAGACAAACATTgtggatcttgtttttttttttttttttttttttaagagagagtgagagaggagagagagaatttttaatatttattttttagttggcggacacaacatctttgttggtatgtggtgctgaggacggaacccgggccacatgtatgcaggcgagcgcgctactgcttcagccacatccccagcccacattgtGGATCTTTAACCTTATAATTTCAGCTCTAGTATGGTACTTCTAATTGGATCCTAATAAAGTGGGCCGAGTTGTgcacaattaaaaattttgatttgtataGTAGAATCTGTAATTTTGTCTCTTTACCCTACTTCCATCATTAGATGATGTCTTTCATCATGTTGTCAAAGTGTCTTCAGAGGAAAGCTGTCCAAATGTCCCCAATTTATGGTTGCAGTGGCTGAggtgtatttttaaatacaggaaataattgaGACTCTCCTAatagtttaagaaaaagaaaattcattcacAAACATTAATCTGAATGCTTCCAACATGGCAGACCTTTAAGATctgaaatatgttatttttgCTACAAAGTTCTTTGGTTCATTCTGAAGAATCAGATGCAACTCGACTAGATTCGCATCAGGAGTCAGAAAGAGCCAGGCAATAAGGGCAGTTCCAGAGGCAGAGGGGCTgcttccccagctcctcccccaaaaccaaaggctttACATATCTATTACTAAACTAGCTTACTAGTGCAGAGcatagaaacagagaaaaatcatattCCCAATCAAACATGTCCAACACCCAGATACTGGGGATATTTTCATTCAGCTTTTATGGTAAAATGTTAGTGACCTTGCTATAGCATACATTTCATGTGCGATTTTTATTGACCCACTTGGTTATCCTCCAATGTCTTCTCATGAAGTTGTACCTGATTTTATTACAAGTTTTCATCTTCTTTGGGGGAATTGGAcgatttggttttgtttcttagTTAGAAAGCTCTTGATCCTGAAAGTCTTGTGAGGAGATAGGCAGCGAACAGAGTCAACCTCATAAACCTAGATggtggagaaaaggagagaaaacggAACTGTTTCTTAAGTACTGGTGTTGGCGCTCTCTTAAGTGGAAGAACCAGAGGACTGAACCTTTCTTTTGCAGGTGGGATGCAACATAAAGGTTGCTTTACAAATACACGAAGAGCAGCCGCCAAGGCACATAACCCCCAGCATTTACTTTCTCAAACACATCACCGCAGTCCAGCCAAGTTTCATCCCAACACTAACTCCCCAGTCAGCCTCAAGCAGCTCAGTTACCTTGACCACAAAGGAAGCCTCGCGGGCCCCGCCCCCCCCACATGCTCTCCTTACCCCACGTGAGCGCGCAAGCGCGCAAGCACCACCTATGCAGATCTATAACTCGACGATTGGCTAGCAAGTCCTGATTGCGTTCGGCGCTCGCCTCTTGGTCCTTGCGCTTGCGTATTACGGCTTCTGCCTGTCGCCTCGGCCCGGATCGGGAAGTGACCAGCGGGAGTCGGGTTTCCCGGCCTCCGCCGCTACCACCGCTGAACCCGGACCCCTTACCCAGGCCCGAGCCTAGCCGCCATGACTAACGGTGAGGGTCGGTGCCCCGAGCGGAGGGTGGTAGTAAAGGACGCGGGGGAAACTGGCGGGCGGGGCCGGGACTGACGTGGCCGTTCTCCCCGCCCCCTCCCAGCCCTTCCCCTCTCCGCTTCTCGAAGCCCTTAACTCCTTTCTCGTGTACTTCTCTGCAGGTTCCTTCTTCCTGTGCTCATCTAGGTCTCTCAGTCCCTCTCCTTTCCACATCTCGAGCCTCAGGTCTCTACCCCTCTTTTCCTTTCCAAGAAGTTCGATTTGGCCCGGAGGAGGGCAGACTCCAGAGAACTAGTGTTCTTTAACCCCAGGGAGGAGAGAATCCTCCTTCCCAGCACCCTACTTTCTCGTACTTTGGAACTGTAGGCTGGTTAAGAGGATCAAGAAATCACCGAGGATATCAAACCTCACACTTTGGCGGGTCGGGGGAGGTGAACGTAGACCCTCCccaaagttctttttaaaaatgcccgAAAGCCTTAACTGGGTCATCACATCTGGAAACTCTGGCTAGTGTTGCAAAGGATAGATTTAAacactacctttttttttttttaaagagagagtgagagaggagagagagagagagaatttttaatgttttattgtttagttctctgcggacacaacatctttgttggtatgtggtgctgaggatcgaacccgggctgcacgcatgtcaggcgagcgcgctaccgcttgagccacatccccagcccctagacacTACCTTTTCTAAATGATATAATTGTCACCCTGATCTAATTTTCCCAGTTTCTTCAAACACTTTATAGACATGATTTCTGAAATCCAGGGAAAGGCAGGGAGCAGGACTTCTATGGTCTTTACAATCAGCCtttcaggaaaggaaaagaaaacgtTTTTTAGGCAGTATAACTTGAAGGGCACAGGAAAGCATTTCTCAAAAGTACCTTGTCCATAGGCGTGGTATTGAAGACTATTATTTCACCTCCTTGTGAAATTTTGGCAGCGTCTGCAAATATTTATGGGAGGAAAAGTAGCTCATGAAGGTATCATTCTTCCTAAAaactgtgtgtgtataatttgcTGGACCTAGCTATGAGAGTGTTTTACTGGAGGAGGAGAGACACATAGTGTGGTCCAAAACTGGCAGACATTAGATATACACAATGTCAGTTTGGAGCTTCCCGGATAGTCAGAGGTCTCAGGACATTAcccagaggaagaaataattcGAACCTGGAAATAAGAGAGCATTCTGGCACATAGTAGTTGCtaaataatttgtgtgtgtgtctgtgtcctacTTGTGTAGTCCAGTATTATTATTACTTGCAGTAAGGTAATTCATTGTGCTCACCAGTACAATTtgaatatacatatgtaaaatacAGAACTGAGAGCTTAAAGTTTTTTGCTATGTCAAAtgatcagttttttaaaatacaagaatgtgttgtgatggggctggggatgtggctcaagcggtagcgcgctcgcctggcatgcgcggggcactgggttcgatcctcagcaccacatacaaataaaataaagatgttgtgtcctccgaaaaaaactaactaaataaataaacaattttttttttaaaaaaagaatgtgttgtTTTTCTGGCAGAAATTTGGTTTGTGAGTAGAGTATCATGCGTGAAGTGTAAGCTAATTATAGGAATATGGTATTCACATGAATTCTAACTCTGAAAATTCCATGAAGCTTTATTCTTTGCCTCAACATTCTATTATTCACTAACAGATGTAGATCTGACAGACTTGGCTAACCATCTAGTTCTCCTTTATTACATGAGTGGTTTAAAACAAGAACATGTTTAATTCTCTGTGTTCAGGCTCCAAGGATTCTTATGCTTCTCTCAGCACATTGCCAACACTGGAAGGCTGATTCCACATAAATCTATACACCCTACTCAGGATTCTAGTTTGGGAAAGGTGAGGGGAGGAGGCAGTGAAACTGTTGTAAAGGGGATGTCTACAAGCAATTTTGGTGAGCAGTAAGGTAACATTGTAAGTCTCAGGACCTTGGCTCCCTCTTGTCAAGTGTTGGCACTGCCATTTGAaactgttatcttttttttttttaatttttttttaaaatatttatttattttttttagttctcagcggacacaacatctttgttggtatgtggtgctgaggatcgaacccgggccgcacgcatgccagtcgagcgcgctaccgcttgagccacatccccagcccttaatttttttttaaatatttatttttcagttctcggcagacacaacatctttgtttgtatgtggtgctgaggatcgaacccgggctgcacgcatgccaggcaagcgcgctaccgcttgagccacatccccagccctgaaactgTTATCTTGATATTATATAACACTCTGTCCTCCTTAGCTGGGACTCACACTCAGCCCTTTCTCAGCTGGTATTACCTGTTTCAAGTTGGATCAGCactgaaagtttctttttttttttttgtttattacaGTGTACTCCTTGGATGGGATTCTGGTGTTTGGTTTGCTCTTTGTTTGCACCTGTGCCTACTTCAAGAAAGTACCTCGTCTCAAAACCTGGCTGCTATCAGAGAAGAAGGGAGTTTGGGGTGTGTTTTACAAAGGTAAGGTCATGTCTGGACAAAAGGAGGAGATGGCCATTTCTGGACAGTGTGGTGTTACGAATGGGGTGTTGTGAGCTGAGATTATATTTGATTccacttttagaaaaaaatcttgagatgGAGTCTGagtaaatttagaaaacattcttatttttcaCTAATGGAATCTATGAACTGAGATGGAGTCTGGTAAAAGTAAGTAATCATTTTACAAAGAGGTAGCCCAgaacagtgatgcacacctgtaattccagcaatttaagaggcagaggcaggaggatctcaagttcaagggcagcctcagcaagttagcaaggccctaagcaactcttgctacctcaaaagaaaaaaaaaggtgggtggggctggggatgtagctcagttgtttagtgcccctggattcaatccccagtaccaaaagcaaagaaaaaaagagatgaattGTGAATTTGCTATTATTTAGAAGATAAGTGTTTATTTTAGCATCCAGGAAAGTTCAGTATTCTCTGTGGAGTAAAAGCGTACAAATTAAGCTATTTTTTGACTGGGCTGGAGGGGAGGAATATTTTCCCACTGAAACCTTTCCTGATTTTCTGGAAACAATACAGTGTAAGTTTTGATTTAACTAATGAagttgtatttttactttttattttgggtaTCTTCCATTGGAATCCTACCtacctaaatattttttcaaaataagataaaaaatagaaataatatattcatctaGAACCTAGAGTATAAAtgtagcatttaaaaacattcccaggttcttgaaattcttaatagaTCTCTTTGTTTGTAACTAGAATTTTAGAATGTCACCTGGAATGTTAGGATTTTTGTGAAGGGCTGggagtgatttcttctttctatttttgccTGCTAGCTGCTGTGATTGGAACCAGGCTGCATGCTGCTGTGGCAATCGCTTGCATCGTAATGGCCTTTTATGTcttgtttataaaatgaattacAAAATACCCAACTCATCAACTGCCAACCAAGGGGACAGGGGTGAAGAACCTGTTGGAGGCCTGGATCCAGTGTAGGAGAGTTCAGCCAAAACCATCAATGTCCTCAAGATGACATCACAGCATCTGCCCCTGCCATATGTGAGGAAAACTACTTGTGGTCACGGATGTTATTTATGCTTTAGGGGACTCCAGAAAGCCAACTTCCTTTGATCTGTGTGTAAATTGGCTCTCAGCAGTGAACACATAATGTCCAGTTTAATTATACCCATCAATGATAAGATTACATACCTCCTGCTTTTAAAAAACCTGTcacctgggctggggttgagctcagtggtacagtatttgcttagcatgtgtgaggccctggattcaattctcagcactgcaaaaaaacaaaaataacaccaACATGTCACTTATTTTGTTCTTCAACCCCTCATCAGGATCTTTTCAAACTGAGGCGTATAGGGAACGACATAGGCTGTGTTCAGACCTCTTGAAAGGAGATAATTTTCAagacttgacttttttttaactgtttaataTGGTTTTGGCAAATTGGGGAGGGAGGGTGCCAGGTGGGAAAAAGGAGTTATGAAAGGCCAGGAAATTGCTTTGTTTTAGAAAACTGtcttttatatacttatttgGGAACATGAGAGAGAGGCATGGCTCTCATTGCAAAGAGAGAATAGATGAAGCAGCTTGGTGTATGCTGAGAGCTTGAGTTTTGCCAAGAGAATCTGAGCTCATATAAAAATCCAGGAATTAACCATCTGTGATGAGACTAAAGAGCAGTGATTAAGACAAGAAAACACTTCCTGTTCACCTGTATCCCCAAAAGAAGACTTTACTCAATCAAATGGTATATGAAAAATGAATCAGCTGTTGCTATTTCCTAaggcttttttatattttctaacttaGTGCTAAATACTGTTACTCAGTTTTAAATGCTACCACTAGGGGAAAAAGAAACTGTTGAAGAAATAATTGTTTAATATATTTGCAGTTAGAGGAGAAGATATAAATTAGCATATTAATTCTTATACTAGTGAATTCATCTAGTATAAGAATTTATTGTGATGTTATATGGAAGTTTTCTCATGTTATAAAAGATTTATACTTAGTCTTTGTGTTATGGCAATTTTTAGTTGACTACCTGTTTTCTTGGCCAACTGCAATTTCTTTATATCACAGTCTTTTTCATTGTTTCTGGAAATTATTTACTGGGGAAACATGAGAAATTCAAACAAGAATTTGCTGATATTCGTTGGCATGTTTGGACAGTTCATAGACTCCATTAGTGAAATAGAATGTTTTCTAAAGTAAAGGAGAATAGAACTTTACAATTCAGAGAAAAGAGCTTTTTCATTGACTATGGCAATTCCTGAGCAAATCTTTTCAGATGACAACATTTTCAGGAAAGACTTTTCTGCTCCCTCCTCATATATGCAGAATCAGCTGTTGAATTTGTGAAGCTAAAAAATtctgtatatgaaaaaaagtCTAAAACTAAATTATAGTAAGCAAGCATAGATAAAGATCTTCCAGTTGAATTGTCTATTACAGCAAAACTTGACTGTGGACAAAGTTAGCTGTGGATATCTCCTGTGTGGCAATAAATTAAATTGtcttttgtctgttttctataaaagaTTAAAAGCTGCTAGGAAGTTTAGGTTCTACTATATGCAGTTTCATGCTTTGAGGGATCCTACAAGCACAGACATCATCAAGTAAACACTACATGTCTAATCATCTCAGAGTT
This region of Ictidomys tridecemlineatus isolate mIctTri1 chromosome 11, mIctTri1.hap1, whole genome shotgun sequence genomic DNA includes:
- the Tmem167b gene encoding protein kish-B isoform X2 — encoded protein: MTNVYSLDGILVFGLLFVCTCAYFKKVPRLKTWLLSEKKGVWGVFYKGKVMSGQKEEMAISGQCGVTNGVCCDWNQAACCCGNRLHRNGLLCLVYKMNYKIPNSSTANQGDRGEEPVGGLDPV
- the Tmem167b gene encoding protein kish-B isoform X1; this translates as MTNVYSLDGILVFGLLFVCTCAYFKKVPRLKTWLLSEKKGVWGVFYKAAVIGTRLHAAVAIACIVMAFYVLFIK